Proteins encoded within one genomic window of Trichoderma asperellum chromosome 2, complete sequence:
- a CDS encoding uncharacterized protein (SECRETED:SignalP(1-20)), producing the protein MRFLSFAAATGLLSVVAAQADQLDDGIDLAKSFLLDKRLLLETCATLSITTTTTLTVETTIYVTPTTHQGGPPTPGTSTTATKSEPYVPPPYSPPGGQGSSTATSTGSSSSITPFESSSSTPPGGQLTSSTTTRSSSTVPSSASTTSSTKSNPPAGSSTPPGGQSSTGTGSSTPPGGQSSTSSSPPGGQSLTSSSTVSSSTSSSTGNVPPSSATTSSTQSNPPAGSTTPPGGQPSTGKGSSSSTSSTTGSMSTQSTSASTTNTVSTTSSGPPGGQSSTSSTTGVSSTTAPPDDCEPTDSSSSTTNTASTTSSGPPGGQFSTTSTTGSMSSTTASTTPSGISSTTASTTSSGPPGGQSSTSSTTGVSSTTAPPDDCEPTDSSSSTTNTASTTSSGPPGGQFSTTSTTGSMSSTTASTTPSGTSSITSTTSGPPGGEFITSSTTGVSSTTAPPDTDDCEPTDSSSSTTNTASTTSSGPPGGQFSTTSTTDSMSSTTSTSTGGISSTTASTTSSGPPGGQFSTSSTSTTGVSSTTATPGPDDCEPTDGSSTTSNTVSSTSTNTASTTSSGPPGGEFLTSSTSTGGISSTTASTTSSGPPGGQFLTSSTTGVTSTTAYPGPDDCEPTDGSSSTSNTASTTSSGPPGGQFLTSSTTATSSSTSSNTASTTSNPLTSSTNTPSTATATPTGDDCEPTDSSSTTATSTTSFTIPGGAFNDHVSSTTTSSTSATVPANPQTTTSTRSVPTTFTTLARPPITVPYGPPGDGGDDDC; encoded by the exons ATGcgtttcctctcttttgctGCGGCCACTGGGCTGCTGTCTGTGGTGGCTGCTCAGGCAGATCAG TTGGATGACGGCATTGACCTGGCCAAGTCCTTCTTGTTGGACAAGAGGCTCTTGCTGGAGACATGTGCCACTCtgagcatcaccaccaccacgacGTTGACTGTCGAGACGACAATCTATGTCACTCCCACTACCCATCAGGGTGGACCGCCTACTCCTGGGACGTCCACTACGGCGACGAAATCTGAGCCATATGTCCCGCCGCCGTATTCACCCCCTGGGGGTCAAGGCAGTTCTACTGCGACTTCTACCGGATCTAGCAGCTCCATTACTCCATTTGAATCGTCTTCCTCTACACCTCCAGGAGGCCAGTTGACGTCGTCTACTACTACCCGCAGCAGTAGCACCGTTCCTTCATCTGCCTCTACCACTTCTTCCACAAAGAGTAACCCCCCTGCTGGTTCTTCTACTCCTCCTGGAGGACAGTCATCAACTGGCACCGGCTCTTCTACCCCTCCAGGGGGACAGTCGTCCACATCTTCGTCGCCTCCAGGTGGTCAGTCCTTGACATCCTCCAGCACTGTGAGCAGTAGTACCTCGTCTTCCACTGGAAATGTCCCACCTAGCTCTGCTACCACCTCGTCGACCCAGAGCAACCCCCCTGCTGGGTCTACTACTCCTCCTGGAGGACAGCCATCCACTGGCAAGGGTTCTTCCAGCAGCACCTCTTCCACTACCGGAAGCATGTCTACCCAGTCCACTAGTGCTAGCACAACAAACACGGTGTCAACCACTTCCTCTGGACCACCTGGTGGCCAGTCATCGACGTCGTCCACCACCGGAGTCTCCTCTACAACTGCGCCTCCTGATGACTGCGAACCGACAGATAGCTCAAGTAGCACAACAAACACTGCTTCCACTACTTCATCTGGACCCCCAGGCGGTCAGTTCTCAACTACGTCTACTACCGGTAGCATGTCGTCCACCACGGCTTCCACCACTCCCAGCGGAATCTCATCCACCACCGCTTCCACCACTTCCTCTGGACCACCTGGTGGCCAGTCATCGACGTCGTCCACCACCGGAGTCTCCTCTACAACTGCGCCTCCTGATGATTGCGAACCGACAGATAGCTCAAGTAGCACAACAAACACTGCTTCCACTACTTCATCTGGACCCCCAGGCGGTCAGTTCTCAACTACGTCTACTACCGGTAGCATGTCGTCCACCACGGCTTCCACCACTCCTAGTGGAACTTCATCTATCACTTCCACCACTTCTGGACCTCCGGGAGGCGAGTTCATAACGTCATCCACCACCGGGGTCTCTTCCACGACTGCCCCTCCCGATACAGATGACTGCGAACCGACAGATAGTTCAAGCAGCACAACAAACACTGCTTCCACTACTTCTTCTGGACCCCCAGGCGGTCAGTTCTCAACAACATCTACTACCGATAGCATGTCGTCCACTACTTCCACCTCGACCGGTGGTATCTCATCCACCACCGCTTCCACCACTTCTTCTGGACCTCCAGGAGGTCAGTTTTCGACGTCGTCCACCTCCACCACTGGGGTCTCTTCCACGACTGCGACTCCTGGTCCGGATGACTGCGAACCGACAGATGGATCAAGCACCACATCAAACACTGTGAGCTCCACCTCGACTAACACTGCTTCGACTACTTCTTCTGGGCCGCCAGGTGGTGAGTTCTTGACGTCGTCCACCTCAACTGGTGGCATTTCATCCACCACTGCGTCAACCACTTCCTCTGGACCACCAGGAGGCCAGTTCTTGACGTCTTCCACCACCGGAGTTACCTCGACAACTGCGTATCCTGGTCCGGATGACTGCGAACCGACAGATGGTTCAAGCAGCACATCAAACACTGCTTCCACCACTTCCTCTGGACCACCAGGCGGTCAGTTCCTGACATCGTCCACTACCGCAACATCAAGCTCTACCTCCTCAAACACAGCTTCAACCACGTCAAATCCCCTCACGTCAAGTACCAATACTCCCAGCACCGCTACCGCTACGCCCACTGGCGATGACTGCGAACCCACGGACAGCAgctccaccaccgccacctcCACCACGTCCTTCACAATCCCTGGAGGAGCCTTCAATGATCATGTCtcatccaccaccaccagcagcacctcTGCCACTGTCCCTGCCAATCCCCAGACCACCACCTCCACTCGCAGCGTCCCCACAACATTCACAACCCTTGCTCGGCCGCCTATCACTGTTCCGTACGGGCCTCCTGGCGACGGTGGCGACGATGACTGCTGA
- a CDS encoding uncharacterized protein (TransMembrane:2 (i7-24o54-80i)), with protein sequence MSVRRHYGLFLLLLLPLFSFYVLVRKGPFFLVSLDFPGARDTGMWNFGNWRIHTYAYCFRIHLFYGSLVFKAKSCFLFFVRPETQRAYKMTESLVRIPFCILYVLQQKDSFPTAHLPEAEQLRYDADR encoded by the coding sequence ATGAGCGTGCGCAGACATTatggcctttttcttcttctccttcttcctctcttttctttttatgttTTGGTTCGGAAaggtcctttttttcttgtttcacTCGACTTTCCAGGCGCACGGGACACAGGCATGTGGAATTTCGGAAATTGGCGCATACACACTTATGCATATTGCTTTCGCATCCACCTTTTTTATGGCTCTCTCGTTTTCAAAGCCAAATcttgctttttattctttgtGCGACCAGAGACGCAGCGGGCGTATAAAATGACAGAGTCTCTGGTCCGGATACCCTTTTGCATATTATACGTCTTACAACAGAAAGACTCATTTCCCACGGCACATCTGCCCGAGGCAGAACAGCTACGCTATGACGCAGACAgataa
- a CDS encoding uncharacterized protein (EggNog:ENOG41), whose protein sequence is MMEPVPETERMEEFRAVPPKARVNSPHSLSTFDLDIARKPPNLRRSTDPSPTSNQAFAWTPMVTLPYRPRTTSPLSGISHMRSRSAASIGAAPMGRTQSMPGVTGSGHLLFSPQLRPASPAQSPSRVRTPRKPVDEAFPMTSPVRTSVLDHDRLPADRSGSPVLGASTNGTLTRARRTSSPIRNFSQSSTGSLPALPSTPTSSSSSLYKAYDPFSSSYGTLSSVPSTPTSLRSRSPSISSLETIPDSPDAEEEALEAERQAQLKAAAEASDAGDPSDAKGRGSGLDLPARGRTMAFGSKDKRKRWSVCGAERRGDIDLETIWED, encoded by the coding sequence ATGATGGAGCCCGTCCCCGAGACTGAGCGCATGGAGGAGTTTCGCGCTGTGCCGCCCAAGGCCCGCGTCAACAGCCCGCACTCGCTTTCCACGTTCGACCTTGACATTGCCCGAAAACCGCCAAACCTGCGACGCAGCACCGACCCAAGTCCGACGTCGAACCAGGCCTTTGCCTGGACGCCCATGGTCACCCTTCCCTACCGCCCCCGAACcacctctcctctctccggCATTTCGCACATGCGCTCGCGGTCCGCTGCTAGCATTGGCGCCGCACCCATGGGCCGTACGCAGTCCATGCCTGGCGTCACTGGCTCCGGCCACCTGCTCTTCTCCCCACAGCTTCGCCCTGCCAGCCCTGCGCAATCCCCCAGCCGAGTTCGCACGCCGCGAAAACCAGTGGATGAAGCGTTTCCCATGACGTCTCCCGTGCGCACCTCAGTCCTCGACCACGACCGGCTGCCTGCTGACCGGAGTGGCTCTCCCGTCCTGGGTGCCTCAACTAATGGGACCCTGACTCGGGCACGGCGAACGTCGTCGCCAATTCGAAATTTCTCCCAATCGAGCACTGGCTCTCTCCCGGCTCTGCCCAGCACGCCAACCTCCAGCTCCTCATCTCTCTACAAGGCATACGATCCCTTTTCCAGTAGCTATGGCACACTCTCCTCGGTCCCTTCAACGCCGACGTCGTTGAGGTCTCGTAGCCCTAGCATTTCGAGTTTGGAAACCATCCCTGACTCTCCTGacgcggaggaggaggcgcttGAAGCCGAACGACAGGCCCAGCtcaaggctgcggctgaggcATCGGATGCTGGAGACCCATCGGATGCCAAGGGACGGGGCAGCGGCCTGGATCTGCCGGCTCGCGGTCGCACAATGGCCTTTGGCTCCAAAGACAAGCGGAAGCGATGGAGCGTTTGCGGTGCCGAACGACGTGGCGACATTGACTTGGAAACGATTTGGGAGGATTAA
- a CDS encoding uncharacterized protein (TransMembrane:1 (o12-34i)) → MALEEHQKYCEILVLAAFTLVGVPKELVIAAITVKNLRKIVTDGKDEIITQMLEYKTFDSKVL, encoded by the exons ATGGCCCTTGAAGAACACCAGAAGTACTGCGAAATATTGGTTCTTGCTGCATTCACGCTTGTCGGCGTCCCAAAAGAACT CGTTATTGCAGCAATCACCGTCAAAAATTTGCGCAAAATCGTCACAGACGGAAAAGACGAAATCATCACACAAATGCTCGAATACAAGACATTCGACTCCAAAGTACTTTGA
- a CDS encoding uncharacterized protein (EggNog:ENOG41~SECRETED:SignalP(1-19)), with amino-acid sequence MRFTLSVPAFLALVSSTFAQTADFDPVNVPSSNQIINAGAPFTIEWQTPAKYAADTISIQLIGGPTQGTQVPLDVIATGVANKAGSFVWNVPATLGTDAFYGFIVRSENDPSIFQYSNPFHIKAGAAPPAKDTTTITTSTGVKTVSLATQSTSAPYSPPVVTSAPYSPPAVTDVTVVLNATTTVPCNGTVAPPTLTAPTTLQSATRLPPPPPSSPVWVPPGQAATTTWAAPSGTAAPSNPPSTPLPPPTNSGARVGGSSLALVASLVVAYFAL; translated from the exons ATGCGATTCACTCTGTCTGTTCCCGCTTTCCTGGCTCTGGTCTCCTCGACCTTTGCCCAGACTGCCGACTTTGACCCCGTCAATGTCCCCAGCTCCAACCAGATCATCAACGCCGGTGCTCCTTTCACCATCGAGTGGCAGACTCCCGCCAAGTACGCCGCCGacaccatctccatccagctGATTGGTGGCCCCACTCAGGGCACCCAGGTTCCTCTCGATGTCATTGCCA CCGGCGTTGCCAACAAGGCTGGCTCATTCGTTTGGAACGTCCCCGCCACCCTGGGCACTGATGCCTTCTACGGCTTCATCGTCAGGTCCGAGAACGACCCCAGCATCTTCCAGTACTCCAACCCCTTCCACATCAAGGCtggcgctgctcctcctgccaaggacaccaccaccatcaccacctccACTGGTGTCAAGACCGTCTCCCTGGCCACTCAGTCCACCTCGGCGCCTTACTCTCCTCCCGTCGTGACCTCGGCTCCTTACTCTCCTCCCGCCGTCACTGACGTTACCGTCGTCCTCaacgccaccaccaccgttcCTTGCAACGGCACCGTTGCTCCTCCTACTCTGACCGCTCCCACCACTCTCCAGAGCGCCACCCGcctgcctcctcctcctcccagcTCCCCTGTCTGGGTTCCTCCTGGCCaggctgccaccaccacctggGCTGCTCCCTCCGGCACCGCTGCTCCCTCCAACCCTCCCAGCACTCCTCTGCCTCCCCCCACCAACTCTGGTGCTCGCGTTGGCGGCAGCTCCCTTGCCCTGGTTGCCTCCCTGGTCGTGGCCTACTTCGCTCTGTAA
- a CDS encoding uncharacterized protein (EggNog:ENOG41), translating into MTLQSIVTNRYDGQQDARGMAVPYPQPASPTLTNPDMILPDYDEPDTYRGRSQTGPSLWNSGHHIEDGFQFTQDFYANPNPLTTPIIYGNGTMLSDIGEVTEVESVVGPIPSRNASKRSNHSSGDEGPFRASLTAGKRFIQQRHQQQQQQRQQQNDRERRMSTDSTSTIGANDGGAFIDFDDSASVGGDSIFQGDDEESMASEYVEGTAASHHLRAYDPTARRRLSDDGTSISKRAEQILANAKMRLTHMEDNLTRARTLSYSSVSDGSTPSPTMGRAASALRRPDVTSAATNLSKTGNENGAISGSYGTSKVPGYTQRSASALGSAGGYRRPLPTSRSMDGLGSSASTQGAHGHFSYYQSDTTLEALNGNGGQRNGSRTTTSASPTPGAYSELGLTRSASASQMRDLQDQLKGLKGKISTLKEQARADSMKRRSLQSLRMPSPFTNATWEPNSADSRGFYSSGEDTPTTAEHVDGNMSNGENEYARKQPEYIAEPIEEVEEEEEEEEEQEQEQEQLQEQYEEQLQEQYEEQHQEQYEEQYQEQYQEQEEESGEGEGEEQGVRVIDEHPLTPEPQEDHERLEESETPKVRTLASPLEVDQQEAINGRRSSSPAESVATEYTEVESSPEAARDGYASEGEESLYHESFQQPISHEDREDAFDYEHFFLHSAMSTMTDQRLRSESVSSADSVETTRGPIVSHRRSSSADTTASVDTFATATEGLDSRSTTAQGAFRVYTAADLFEDARRRHAHSFRDSSVSSSDETASTLGTHQRSSTMTTPRPMSNSSVRSMHRPSHSSFESIGTNRSFPLINKTKLNSGILTPGGSPDQGLKNKIRDSLLTDTSSIYSQTSSNGRGGQSPALQVLSKDVQVTVEKLVASIGKCVLALGEPDGANPGGHELYKRRIEMALRVLNGEADIP; encoded by the exons ATGACGCTGCAGTCCATTGTCACGAATCGCTATGACGGCCAACAAGACGCTCGCGGCATGGCCGTTCCGTATCCTCAACCCGCATCTCCAACCCTGACTAACCCGGACATGATCTTGCCCGACTACGATGAGCCCGACACGTACCGCGGCCGGTCGCAGACGGGCCCGTCGCTCTGGAACAGCGGGCACCATATCGAAGACGGCTTTCAGTTCACCCAAGACTTCTACGCCAATCCCAACCCTCTGACAACGCCCATCATCTACGGCAATGGAACCATGCTTTCAGACATTGGCGAGGTCACAGAGGTGGAGAGCGTCGTTGGGCCGATTCCCTCGCGCAATGCGTCCAAGCGCTCGAACCACAGCTCGGGCGACGAAGGCCCGTTTCGAGCATCGCTGACTGCGGGAAAGAGGTTTATACAGCAGcgacaccagcagcagcaacaacagcgccagcagcagaatGATCGCGAGCGAAGAATGTCCACCGATTCAACCAGCACAATTGGCGCAAACGACGGCGGTGCCTTCATCGATTTCGACGATTCGGCGAGCGTGGGCGGAGACAGCATATTTCAgggcgacgacgaagagagTATGGCGTCCGAGTACGTGGAAGGAACAGCCGCCTCACACCACTTACGCGCCTATGACCCGACGGCTAGGCGGAGACTGAGTGATGATGGGACTTCTATCAGCAAGCGAGCGGAGCAGATTCTCGCCAATGCCAAAATGAGACTGACT CATATGGAGGACAATCTTACCCGAGCAAGAACCTTGAGTTATTCATCTGTATCCGACGGCTCAACACCATCGCCTACCATGGGAAGGGCCGCTTCAGCACTCCGTAGGCCAGATGTAACATCAGCTGCGACGAATCTATCGAAAACGGGCAACGAGAACGGTGCAATTTCTGGGTCTTATGGAACATCAAAGGTGCCGGGCTATACACAGCGGTCTGCTAGCGCTCTTGGTTCTGCTGGTGGTTATCGGCGGCCTTTGCCTACATCCAGAAGCATGGACGGCCTGGGGAGCAGCGCTTCGACTCAAGGCGCTCATGGGCATTTCAGCTACTATCAATCAGACACTACTCTGGAGGCTCTGAATGGGAACGGAGGGCAGCGAAACGGCTCACGAACAACCACCTCAGCGAGTCCCACGCCGGGGGCCTATTCTGAGCTTGGGTTGACTCGTTCTGCTTCGGCATCACAGATGCGAGACCTTCAAGACCAACTGAAGGGCCTGAAAGGAAAGATATCTACCTTGAAAGAGCAAGCACGTGCAGATAGCATGAAGCGTCGCAGTCTCCAAAGCCTTCGTATGCCTAGTCCGTTTACCAATGCTACCTGGGAACCAAACTCTGCGGATTCGCGTGGTTTCTACAGCAGCGGAGAGGATACACCAACAACGGCAGAGCATGTCGACGGAAACATGAGCAATGGCGAGAACGAATATGCACGAAAACAGCCCGAGTACATAGCCGAGCCCATTGAGGAagtggaggaagaggaagaggaagaggaagagcaagagcaagagcaagagcagcttcaagagcaGTATGAGgagcagcttcaagagcaGTATGAGGAGCAGCACCAAGAGCAGTATGAGGAGCAATATCAGGAGCAATAtcaagagcaagaggaggaaagtggggaaggagagggagaagagcaggGAGTCAGAGTGATCGACGAGCATCCTCTAACCCCAGAGCCTCAAGAAGACCATGAGCGTCTCGAGGAGAGCGAAACTCCCAAGGTTCGGACCCTGGCCAGCCCATTGGAAGTAGATCAACAAGAAGCAATCAACGGCCGCCGGAGCTCATCACCAGCAGAAAGTGTCGCTACTGAGTACACGGAAGTAGAGTCGAGCCCCGAGGCGGCTCGCGATGGCTATGCAAGCGAAGGCGAGGAATCGCTGTATCATGAATCTTTCCAGCAGCCCATCTCCCACGAAGACCGCGAGGACGCCTTTGATTATGAGCACTTCTTTTTGCACTCTGCTATGAGTACTATGACGGACCAGCGACTGCGCTCAGAAAGTGTGAGCTCGGCAGACTCGGTGGAAACTACACGGGGCCCAATTGTGTCGCACAGGCGGAGTAGCAGTGCGGATACGACAGCATCTGTGGACACGTTCGCAACGGCAACTGAGGGACTGGACAGTCGTAGCACAACGGCTCAGGGTGCTTTCAGAGTTTACACGGCGGCTGACTTGTTTGAAGATGCTCGGCGAAGACACGCCCATTCGTTTAGAGACTCTTCAgtgagcagcagcgacgagaCTGCTTCTACGCTTGGGACACACCAGAGGAGCAGCACAATGACTACGCCTCGGCCAATGAGCAACAGTTCTGTCAGATCTATGCACCGACCGTCGCATTCGTCCTTTGAATCTATCGGAACGAACCGGAGCTTCCCACTCATCAACAAGACCAAGCTTAACAGTGGTATCTTAACGCCTGGCGGCTCTCCTGATCAAGGGCTGAAGAACAAGATTAGAGACTCGCTCTTGACCGATACATCGAGCATTTACAGCCAAACCAGCAGCAATGGGCGAGGCGGACAATCGCCAGCGCTTCAAGTCCTGTCCAAGGATGTCCAGGTGACTGTTGAGAAACTGGTTGCAAGCATCGGAAAGTGCGTTTTGGCGCTGGGTGAGCCTGACGGAGCTAATCCAGGAGGCCATGAATTATACAAGCGCAGGATCGAGATGGCTCTGCGCGTTCTCAACGGAGAAGCTGATATCCCTTGA
- a CDS encoding uncharacterized protein (EggNog:ENOG41~TransMembrane:2 (i71-92o98-120i)), translated as MGETLTTQLLTSFLPADVVALIDTHILDPQSPVQAVKRTAVAQARRSADVVLPVLQPLVDRALALLAEHQGALDMLVPLAVLLATLVVLNWVRRIILWWTRLAFRAVFWAAFAALAAWVVNRGVLVSARDAAVLGAKIVGYMAVLKDVWLDEYKRYEGQEASGRWDDYAARRSSSSRVLNAQAR; from the coding sequence ATGGGCGAAACCCTGACGACGCAGCTCCTCACCTCCTTCCTCCCCGCCGACGTCGTCGCCCTCATCGACACGCACATCCTCGACCCCCAATCGCCCGTCCAGGCCGTCAAGCGCACCGCCGTCGCACAGGCCCGCCGCAGCGCCGACGTCGTCCTCCCCGTGCTGCAGCCCCTCGTCGACCGCGCGCTGGCCCTCCTCGCCGAGCACCAGGGCGCGCTGGACATGCTCGTGCCGCTGGCGGTCCTGCTGGCGACGCTCGTGGTGCTCAACTGGGTGCGCAGGATCATCCTGTGGTGGACGCGCCTGGCCTTCCGGGCGGTGTTTTGGGCGGCCTTTGCGGCGCTCGCGGCGTGGGTGGTGAACAGGGGCGTGCTGGTCAGCGCGAGGGACGCGGCCGTCTTGGGGGCCAAGATTGTCGGGTACATGGCGGTGCTCAAGGACGTGTGGCTGGATGAGTATAAGCGGTATGAGGGACAGGAGGCGAGTGGAAGGTGGGATGACTatgcggcgaggaggagcagtagcagtagggTGCTTAATGCGCAGGCGAGGTGA
- the ETH1 gene encoding S-adenosylmethionine synthase (BUSCO:EOG092D2NES), whose product MSATNGIPKSGTFLFTSESVGEGHPDKIADQVSDAILDACLAEDPLSKVACETATKTGMIMVFGEITTQAKLDYQKIVRNTIRDIGYDDSEKGFDYKTLNLLVAIEQQSPDIAQGLKLDQALESLGAGDQGIMFGYATDETPELFPLTLQLAHKLNAAMSAARRDGTLPWLRPDTKTQVTVEYKHDNGAVVPIRVDTVVVSAQHSADITTEQLRKEILEKIIKTTIPAKYLDDKTIYHIQPSGLFIIGGPQGDAGLTGRKIIVDTYGGWGAHGGGAFSGKDFSKVDRSAAYVGRWIAKSLVAAGLARRALVQLSYAIGVAEPLSIYVDTYGTSDKTSDELVKIIRDNFDLRPGVIVRELDLTRPIYLQTAKNGHFGTNQSFTWEQPKQLKF is encoded by the exons ATGTCTGCTACCAACGGCATCCCCAAGTCGGGAACTTTCCTCTTCACC TCCGAGTCTGTTGGCGAGGGTCACCCCGACAAGATCGCCGATCAGGTCTCTGATGCCATCCTCGATGCCTGTCTCGCTGAGGACCCCCTCTCCAAGGTTGCTTGCGAGACCGCCACCAAGACCGGTATGATCATGGTCTTTGGTGAAATCACCACCCAGGCCAAGCTTGACTACCAGAAGATTGTCCGAAACACCATCAGGGACATCGGCTACGATGACTCCGAGAAGGGCTTCGACTACAAGACTCTCAACCTGCTCGTTGCCATTGAGCAGCAGTCCCCTGATATCGCTCAGGGTCTGAAGCTCGACCAGGCCCTGGAGAGCCTGGGCGCTGGTGACCAGGGTATCATGTTCGGCTATGCCACCGACGAGACCCCCGAGCTGTTCCCCCTCACCCTCCAGCTCGCCCACAAGCTCAACGCTGCCATGTCTGCTGCCCGCCGTGACGGCACCCTCCCCTGGCTGCGTCCCGACACCAAGACCCAGGTCACCGTTGAGTACAAGCACGACAACGGTGCCGTTGTCCCCATCCGCGTCGACACCGTCGTCGTCTCTGCCCAGCACTCTGCCGACATCACCACCGAGCAGCTCCGCAAGGAGATCCTCGAGAAGATCATCAAGACCACCATCCCCGCCAAGTACCTTGATGACAAGACCATCTACCACATCCAGCCCTCtggcctcttcatcattggTGGCCCCCAGGGTGACGCCGGTCTGACCGGCCGCAAGATCATTGTCGACACCTACGGTGGCTGGGGTGCCCACGGTGGTGGTGCCTTCTCCGGCAAGGACTTCTCCAAGGTCGACCGATCTGCTGCCTACGTCGGCCGATGGATCGCAAAGTCCCTGGTCGCTGCTGGCCTCGCCCGCCGTGCCCTTGTCCAGCTCTCATACGCCATTGGTGTTGCCGAGCCCCTCTCCATCTACGTCGACACCTACGGCACCTCTGACAAGACTTCTGACGAGCTTGTCAAGATCATCCGTGACAACTTTGATCTCCGACCTGGTGTCATTGTCCGCGAGCTGGACCTGACCCGCCCCATCTACCTCCAGACTGCCAAGAACGGTCACTTCGGTACCAACCAGTCTTTCACCTGGGAGCAGCCCAAGCAGCTCAAGTTCTAA
- a CDS encoding uncharacterized protein (EggNog:ENOG41): MDAIDPIEQREFDIAHFFFYAGVTRQTCDDWLRGFKGGTFTPIPEQGNSSYSVYAGQDQEYIVQFRLKSIPLDVDAINLAQKVYGSKVPTVVLEAQLGDDDGGEKPPVLVYSIDRVHGTPYSSFLWYRGEAMIRSREMNAHCRRNLTRDFARFFAMSWNSPRQLSLVKRAMSRNLQTSILEGLFYLPEEFHPIINACINQIDVVMRLPMVVYHTDLSKESFAVDNECQLVGIMSWSKLAIGPFGLNLYILEQIYGDFSLKYGRANFYDHEDLQCLFWYTFERSVGGLTDDEFRSIKMAMIMGFLQRWGLAWKIATYPGPEPASTVDEMSQFSMSILRSYLIDEKTRFEGIKELLEGDMVPTG, translated from the exons ATGGATGCCATAGACCCCATAGAACAGCGCGAGTTTGACATTgcccatttcttcttctacgcGGGCGTCACCCGCCAGACGTGCGACGACTGGCTAAGGGGATTCAAAGGAGGCACCTTCACGCCCATCCCGGAGCAAGGCAACAGTAGCTACTCGGTGTACGCCGGGCAGGACCAGGAGTACATTGTCCAGTTTCGACTCAAGTCTATCCCCCTGGACGTCGATGCCATCAACTTGGCGCAGAAAGTATATGGATCCAAGGTACCCACTGTTGTGCTCGAGGCCCAGCtgggcgacgacgacggcggcgAGAAGCCTCCAGTGCTGGTTTATTCGATAGATCGCGTACATGGAACTCCTTATTCGTCGTTCCTGTGGTATCGTGGCGAGGCCATGATTAGGTCAAGGGAGATGAACGCTCATTGCCGCAGAAATCTAACAAGAGACTTTGCACG TTTCTTCGCCATGTCATGGAACTCTCCTAGACAACTGAGTTTAGTAAAGCGTGCCATGTCAAGAAATCTGCAGACTAGCATTTTAGAGGGTTTATTCTACCTACCAGAAGAGTTCCACCCCATCATCAACGCGTGTATCAATCAGATAGACGTAGTAATGCGCTTGCCAATGGTGGTATATCACACCGATCTATCCAAAGAGTCATTTGCGGTAGACAACGAATGCCAACTAGTCGGCATTATGAGCTGGTCGAAGCTTGCAATCGGCCCGTTTGGACTCAACCTATACATCCTCGAACAAATCTACGGAGACTTCAGTCTGAAATATGGGCGGGCTAATTTCTACGACCACGAAGATCTGCAATGCTTATTCTGGTATACGTTTGAGAGGTCCGTGGGCGGCTTGACGGACGATGAGTTTCGCTCCATCAAAATGGCAATGATTATGGGGTTTCTGCAGCGCTGGGGACTTGCTTGGAAGATTGCCACTTACCCGGGTCCGGAGCCTGCTTCGACTGTTGACGAGATGTCGCAGTTTAGCATGTCGATACTGAGGTCCTATCTCATAGACGAGAAAACTAGATTTGAAGGTATAAAAGAGTTATTGGAAGGGGACATGGTTCCTACAGGATAA